From the genome of Pelobates fuscus isolate aPelFus1 chromosome 6, aPelFus1.pri, whole genome shotgun sequence, one region includes:
- the MRPL45 gene encoding large ribosomal subunit protein mL45, which produces MAASIRMFRALGDQGMIAILNPARLATPATVLPIRTKKRYFIPPSVSSKYKTMTDMMNKAKAAGVVTPHEIPERPINISCTAGIFEAYVPPEGDARLSTLSREGLKQKTEQLKKNAASQLAIRKIKEYDSEFRSKTFPEKAQEIFIAAHECLNQFDRHKLHTLVTERCYPEMVRGNRYRTIRWRFIESLEPPRVVQVRCPDMVSKGNLYGQVTVRMHTKQSLVIYDRFGRVQYGKDEPRDVLEYVVFERHMANPYGTWRMHGKIVPSWSPPKEPIVKTVVLPGPNLQPWEEVEDLIQEVPETPQQQWHK; this is translated from the exons atggcggcctCCATCAGAATGTTCCGAGCTCTCGGTGACCAG GGAATGATTGCCATTCTGAATCCAGCCAGGCTGGCCACCCCTGCAACTGTCCTGCCCATCAGGACCAAGAAAAGATATTTCATCCCACCATCTGTGTCTAGCAAATATAAAACTATGACAGACATGATGAACAAGGCTAAGGCAGCTGGTGTGGTGACTCCTCATGAAATCCCAGAGCGCCCAATTAATATTTCCTGCACGG CTGGCATATTTGAAGCATATGTGCCCCCTGAAGGTGATGCTCGTCTATCTACACTTTCCAGGGAAGGTTTGAAGCAGAAAACAGAGCAActcaaaaagaatgcagcttctcagCTTGC AATTCGGAAGATAAAAGAATATGACAGTGAATTTCGCAGTAAGACTTTTCCAGAGAAGGCACAGGAAATATTCATTGCTGCACATGAGTGCCTGAATCA GTTTGACCGCCATAAATTGCACACACTGGTGACAGAAAGATGCTATCCT GAAATGGTGCGTGGCAATAGATATCGTACTATACGCTGGAGGTTTATTGAATCTCTGGAGCCTCCTCGTGTTGTGCAGGTTCGCTGTCCTGATATGGTCTCCAAGGGAAACTTGTATGGGCAGGTGACAGTTCGTATGCACACTAAACAG AGCCTGGTTATCTATGATCGGTTTGGGAGAGTGCAGTATGGAAAGGATGAGCCTAGAGATGTTTTAGAGTATGTGGTATTCGAGCGTCATATGGCAAACCCATATGGAACATGGAGAATGCATGGGAAGATTGTGCCTTCTTGGTCTCCACCAAAAGAGCCAATTGTTAAG ACCGTGGTGTTGCCAGGACCAAACTTACAGCCATGGGAAGAAGTAGAGGACTTAATTCAAGAGGTGCCTGAAACGCCGCAACAGCAGTGGCATAAATGA